A genomic window from Pyricularia oryzae 70-15 chromosome 7, whole genome shotgun sequence includes:
- a CDS encoding hydrophobin-like protein MPG1, which produces MFSLKTVVLALAAAAFVQAIPAPGEGPSVSMAQQKCGAEKVVSCCNSKELKNSKSGAEIPIDVLSGECKNIPINILTINQLIPINNFCSDTVSCCSGEQIGLVNIQCTPILS; this is translated from the exons ATGTTCTCCCTCAAGACCGTTGTCCTggcccttgccgccgccgccttcgTCCAGGCCATCCCCGCCCCTGGTGAGGGTCCTTCCGTCTCCATGGCTCAGCAGAAGTGCGGTGCCGAGAAGGTCGTCTCTTGCTGCAACAGCAAGGAGCTTAAGAACTCCAAGTCTGGTGCCGAGATCCCCATCGACGTTCTCAGCGGCGAGTGCAAGAACATCCCGATCAACATCCTCACCATCAACCAGCTCATCCCCATCAACAACTTCTGCTCGGACACCGTTTCGTGCTGCTCCGGCGAGCAGATT GGTCTGGTCAACATCCAGTGCACTCCTATCCTGAGCTAA